TTTTGGTGTAATAGTCTAATATTGTAAGTCTTACACAATTACATTGAACGTCCATTAGCAGTAATATGCGACAAACAGGTACACTAATGGACGTTCAATGTAATTGTGTAAGACTTACAATATTAGACTAATTCAAACTGTAGGGCATGAAATGCATATGTGTCTTCATTCTTGTAAGTTAAGGAAATAGAGGGATGAAATGGAATAACCAAGTTGAGGAAGCAAAATAACAAAAAGAACCAAGGACCAAATATGACCTCCTGTTGATCCAGGGGAAGCTAGACAAATTTTTCCACTAATGTCAATCGGTCAAAAACTGTCTACTGTATTTTCAGGATATTGGAGGTATGCCCATTATTCCATTAAGAAATAGATCATTTAACGTACTGATGGTTTACAGATTTACATGTGAAGTGTGCTTACAGCAACAAAACCAGATACAATTTCTAACTGAACTGCTTTTTTAGCGTAGAACATGAAGAAAGATAACAGTCAATCAAGGTCAAAGTATCAGAAGTTCCATTACAGGGAGAGTACTGTTCTTTCTTTTAGTTCACTGCATGGGTATGCATATGAGCACTAGATTAAAACAACGACCAAAAGAGGATAAACGAATACCACAACATGAGTGTGAATTACAGTAAAAGGGGAAAATGACTATGCATCATAAGTGGATGGTACTACCTACTGCAGAACCACATACTTGCATGAATACAAAACATTCaattaaatgtttttttaccAGCACATTCAATTAAATGTTTAGCCATTCAAATGCCTTGGTAGTTATCATGTTAATCAACATCTTCTACAAGGAATGTAAGTAAGTTAGCGAGAAAAAGGAATGGAACATATGTACAACAGGAGTAATATGTTGTGTTGTTGCAGCATGATTCTATTCATGCCCTGCTGTACTACTGTTAGATGGAAActaaatataataataattaGTGTCCTTGTCAGTTGGGTTTATTTCCCTACAGAGATATTCCATGCGAAATGGATAAGTTTCCTCAGAGTTGAGATTGTTTCTTAGGGATCATATAGAGTTGCGATTTTCAAGGTCCCTACAGATATGCCCCCCACCCCAGGCAAATACCCCAATTCCCTTCAAGGCATGTCGTCTAACCTTGATCGGTACAGTACTTATCCTCGTAACTGGTAGAGTTTAAAATTAGCATCCATTTTTATTGTCATAAATAAACACTATTTTCTAAAGTGCTATTCTGTTTCACTAATAGTCTCCAACAGTGTTTACTATCAGAGTGAATGATTTGAAAATCTTCATTTTACACTTGCACAGTTGCACTAGATCTCTTGAACAATTTATTGCATTATTACTTCATATAGAACATATGTATCATAGCTTGCATCGTAATCTGCTATGATTGGATAAAAAAGTCAGCATAGTACTCAAATCCAAACATATATGTCATAACTTTGACAAATGTTTTATCTAATTATACTTAGATTAGGTCATAAAAAATTGATACCAATGAAAAGTTATTTTGAATCTGAATCCAATGATTTCAATTTTGTAAgttaaatttgaaaaatatgcATGCCCTATATTTcagaatggagggagtaacaagtAGGAGTATCCGTACCGTGGGACTCGGCGTGCCGGCATTCATGTACACGGGGTTCACTGACACCACCTCCCCGGGACCCTTCTTCCCAGCCTTCACCTTACTGAACTGCGCCTCCCTGAACTCAGCCACAGTCTCAATGATATCCATCAAATtctccacggcggcgccgtcgaaCATCCTCGACCCATGTCCGGGAGCCCCTGTAGCCTTCACGATTAGCTTCCACACCAGCCTATCCCCATAGAAAACCCTGTACTCGTCCGTCAGCGACGCCTGCCCCTCGTCCAGCATGAACCCTACATTGAGGGCCCGGAACTCCTCCGACTGGACGAACTTCTCATGGCCGTCTTCGCCACCGATCTCCTCGTCGGGGACAAGCGAGATGTGGACGGTGCGGGGGGGAGCGAAGCCGGCGGCCTGGAGGCcgcggatggcctcgaggtACTGGATGGGGAGGCACTTGTCGTCCTGCGCGCCGCGGGCGTAGACACGGCCGTTGGCGGGGTCATGGTGCGCGGCGAAGGGCGGGTGGATCCAGTGCTCGGGTTCCGCTGGGACGGAGTCGATGTGGGAGTTGAGGAGGAtggaagggagggaggggtcGGTGCCCGGCcaggtgaggaggaggaggggcttTGACTTGCAAGGGGTGAAGTGGAGCGTGGTGGCGCCGAGGCCGAGGGACGCGGCGTAGGGGAGGAAGAAAGCGGACGCACCGGCGTAGTCCGGGGAAGGGTGTGCGGTGCAGATGCGGAGGTAGTCCTGGAAGCGGCGGATTTGGGAGGACTCGAGCTCGGTGAGCGGGTGAGCTGGGcgcgggacggcggcgaggactaCGGTGAGGAGGAGAAAGTGGCTGAGACGACGCATGGCTGCGGTAACGCGGTGGCTGTGGCACCCCCAAGCGGCGGATTTGGCTTTCTCTCCTTTATGTCTCTTGGTTAATTTCTGACACTTTAAACTAGAACAGAGCATTAACACTATTACGACCTGACaactttttgttttctctttctttctttctctctcttttaaGTACATTACGGTACATGACATGTTTTGAAATACATATTTAGTACATTATGATATATGGACTGTACATTATTAGTTTTTATAAATACCTCGTGTACATGAACTTATGAAACGAGTACATCATAACACATAGCAAATACATCAGGATACATGTCAAGTACATTACAGTACATGTCAACATATCGTCAATTCTATGTATCTCATCAATTTAAGTACGCGTCAATACTCATCTACACTACGATTACAAGGAAAAGCACAAAGTACCTTCTCAACATACCTCATCAATTTTTAGTACCTTATCAATATGCACAAGATGCTACAACAAACAATTAACAAGTACATCATCAATTACAAATACATCACAGAATAATCACATTACCTTCCTAAGTACATCGGCAATCACAGTACGTTCCTAAGTACCTCGGCAATCACATTACATCATCAATCAAAGTGCTCAAAGTACCTCATTGATGAACGTGTGTACTCTCACTTCAAAGAGAAACCGCGAGATAAAAAATCAAAGCACCTCATGTACCTCTGTCCAAATCCCGCGATGGGGATacacaaataaaatcaaaGAGGGTCGCAGAGATTGGAGGAGATGAAGGCGTTGGAGAGCAGCAATTCGTGCCGCCCCTAGCCCCTCCATTCCTCTTCCCCTGTGTCGGCGCCCCCACTCACCTGCCACTGCACCCCCGGCCTCTCCCCTGCCATGGGGGCAGCCGTGGCTGAGCccattggcggcggcggaggaggctgaGACAGGGCCGATGTGACGAGGCCACGGGTTACTTTAGCCGAGACGCAGCCAGTGCAAAGACTTGGGAGCGAGCAGAGGTGGGAGAGGGAGACgcgaagagagagagggctagaagagaggaggaagcgcagagagaaaagaagaggacCAGTGCTAATCACGGCATGCAAGAGATTAAAAAAAGGTGGGGGTAGATAGTTGGGGTGGCACCGTGTGGTTTGACATGGCTGCTATAGCTGTGCTGCGGACTGAGCCCAGGCTGTGGAGTGTTTGGACTGCTTGTTTGACCGATTCCTAAATTCTTCCAGCGCGACATCGCGTGAAGCCAGAGTGTCCCACGTGGCACGGCGTGTTTGACACAAGCCCAGATGGGCCTTGGCAGCCCAGCAAAGGCACAAAGTCAAGCATCTCTATCAATCACACACAGTTGGATGACATTCCCTGTCGCGAAGCACTGTCTTTTGGCAGCGGATCTCGGAGTTCGACGCCTTTTGGTGGGTTCCAATTGCTTGGAGGTGGTGAATGCTATTAATGGCGGGAACCTAGGGCCGTTTTCTCAAATTACTAGCGAAATTCAGTTTGTGTCTAAGTTTTTTTCTATTTGTACTTTTCGTCATGAAAGTAGGAGCTCCAA
This is a stretch of genomic DNA from Brachypodium distachyon strain Bd21 chromosome 1, Brachypodium_distachyon_v3.0, whole genome shotgun sequence. It encodes these proteins:
- the LOC100826836 gene encoding aminoacylase-1 yields the protein MRRLSHFLLLTVVLAAVPRPAHPLTELESSQIRRFQDYLRICTAHPSPDYAGASAFFLPYAASLGLGATTLHFTPCKSKPLLLLTWPGTDPSLPSILLNSHIDSVPAEPEHWIHPPFAAHHDPANGRVYARGAQDDKCLPIQYLEAIRGLQAAGFAPPRTVHISLVPDEEIGGEDGHEKFVQSEEFRALNVGFMLDEGQASLTDEYRVFYGDRLVWKLIVKATGAPGHGSRMFDGAAVENLMDIIETVAEFREAQFSKVKAGKKGPGEVVSVNPVYMNAGTPSPTGFVMNMQPSEAEVGFDIRIPPTEDIEQIIRRIEEEWAPAHKNLTYQLMKKGPVRDVAGRPLVTQTNESNPWWSVFEHAIISSGGKLAKPEILSSTTDARFVRQMGVPALGFSPMINTPILLHDHNEFLEDKVFLRGIEIYQHLIRALSSFKG